One genomic region from Peromyscus eremicus chromosome 20, PerEre_H2_v1, whole genome shotgun sequence encodes:
- the Cthrc1 gene encoding collagen triple helix repeat-containing protein 1 isoform X2 — protein MHPQGRTASPRLLLGFFLVLLLQLPATSSASENPKVKQKALIRQREVVDLYNGMCLQGPAGVPGRDGSPGANGIPGTPGIPGRDGFKGEKGECLRESFEESWTPNYKQCSWSSLNYGIDLGKIAECTFTKMRSNSALRVLFSGSLRLKCRNACCQRWYFTFNGAECSGPLPIEAIIYLDQGSPELNSTINIHRTSSGLCEGIGAGLVDVAIWVGTCSDYPKGDASTGWNSVSRIIIEELPK, from the exons ATGCACCCCCAAGGTCGCACCGCCTCCCCGCGGCTGCTGCTCGGCTTCTTCCTTGTGCTGCTGCTGCAGTTGCCGGCGACGTCCAGCGCCTCCGAGAACCCCAAGGTGAAGCAAAAAGCGCTGATCCGGCAGAGGGAGGTGGTAGACCTG TACAATGGAATGTGCTTACAAGGACCAGCAGGAGTTCCTGGTCGCGATGGGAGTCCTGGAGCCAATGGTATTCCTGGCACACCAGGAATTCCAGGTCGGGATGGATTCAAAGGAGAAAAGGGGGAGTGCTTAAGAGAAAGCTTTGAGGAGTCCTGGACCCCAAACTACAAGCAGTGTTCGTGGAGCTCACTGAATTATGGCATAGATCTTGGGAAGATTGCA GAGTGTACATTTACGAAGATGCGCTCCAACAGTGCTCTGCGTGTTCTGTTCAGCGGCTCACTTCGGCTAAAGTGCAGAAATGCTTGCTGTCAGCGCTGGTATTTTACATTTAATGGAGCTGAATGTTCAGGACCTCTTCCCATTGAAGCCATCATCTATCTGGATCAAGGGAGCCCTGAACTAAATTCAACAATTAATATCCATCGTACTTCTTCTG GACTGTGTGAAGGGATTGGTGCTGGGTTGGTAGATGTGGCCATCTGGGTTGGCACCTGCTCTGATTACCCTAAAGGAGATGCTTCTACTGGATGGAATTCAGTGTCTCGCATCATTATTGAAGAACTACCAAAATAA
- the Cthrc1 gene encoding collagen triple helix repeat-containing protein 1 isoform X3 translates to MHPQGRTASPRLLLGFFLVLLLQLPATSSASENPKVKQKALIRQREVVDLECTFTKMRSNSALRVLFSGSLRLKCRNACCQRWYFTFNGAECSGPLPIEAIIYLDQGSPELNSTINIHRTSSVEGLCEGIGAGLVDVAIWVGTCSDYPKGDASTGWNSVSRIIIEELPK, encoded by the exons ATGCACCCCCAAGGTCGCACCGCCTCCCCGCGGCTGCTGCTCGGCTTCTTCCTTGTGCTGCTGCTGCAGTTGCCGGCGACGTCCAGCGCCTCCGAGAACCCCAAGGTGAAGCAAAAAGCGCTGATCCGGCAGAGGGAGGTGGTAGACCTG GAGTGTACATTTACGAAGATGCGCTCCAACAGTGCTCTGCGTGTTCTGTTCAGCGGCTCACTTCGGCTAAAGTGCAGAAATGCTTGCTGTCAGCGCTGGTATTTTACATTTAATGGAGCTGAATGTTCAGGACCTCTTCCCATTGAAGCCATCATCTATCTGGATCAAGGGAGCCCTGAACTAAATTCAACAATTAATATCCATCGTACTTCTTCTG TGGAAGGACTGTGTGAAGGGATTGGTGCTGGGTTGGTAGATGTGGCCATCTGGGTTGGCACCTGCTCTGATTACCCTAAAGGAGATGCTTCTACTGGATGGAATTCAGTGTCTCGCATCATTATTGAAGAACTACCAAAATAA
- the Cthrc1 gene encoding collagen triple helix repeat-containing protein 1 isoform X1, producing the protein MHPQGRTASPRLLLGFFLVLLLQLPATSSASENPKVKQKALIRQREVVDLYNGMCLQGPAGVPGRDGSPGANGIPGTPGIPGRDGFKGEKGECLRESFEESWTPNYKQCSWSSLNYGIDLGKIAECTFTKMRSNSALRVLFSGSLRLKCRNACCQRWYFTFNGAECSGPLPIEAIIYLDQGSPELNSTINIHRTSSVEGLCEGIGAGLVDVAIWVGTCSDYPKGDASTGWNSVSRIIIEELPK; encoded by the exons ATGCACCCCCAAGGTCGCACCGCCTCCCCGCGGCTGCTGCTCGGCTTCTTCCTTGTGCTGCTGCTGCAGTTGCCGGCGACGTCCAGCGCCTCCGAGAACCCCAAGGTGAAGCAAAAAGCGCTGATCCGGCAGAGGGAGGTGGTAGACCTG TACAATGGAATGTGCTTACAAGGACCAGCAGGAGTTCCTGGTCGCGATGGGAGTCCTGGAGCCAATGGTATTCCTGGCACACCAGGAATTCCAGGTCGGGATGGATTCAAAGGAGAAAAGGGGGAGTGCTTAAGAGAAAGCTTTGAGGAGTCCTGGACCCCAAACTACAAGCAGTGTTCGTGGAGCTCACTGAATTATGGCATAGATCTTGGGAAGATTGCA GAGTGTACATTTACGAAGATGCGCTCCAACAGTGCTCTGCGTGTTCTGTTCAGCGGCTCACTTCGGCTAAAGTGCAGAAATGCTTGCTGTCAGCGCTGGTATTTTACATTTAATGGAGCTGAATGTTCAGGACCTCTTCCCATTGAAGCCATCATCTATCTGGATCAAGGGAGCCCTGAACTAAATTCAACAATTAATATCCATCGTACTTCTTCTG TGGAAGGACTGTGTGAAGGGATTGGTGCTGGGTTGGTAGATGTGGCCATCTGGGTTGGCACCTGCTCTGATTACCCTAAAGGAGATGCTTCTACTGGATGGAATTCAGTGTCTCGCATCATTATTGAAGAACTACCAAAATAA